DNA sequence from the Daphnia carinata strain CSIRO-1 chromosome 8, CSIRO_AGI_Dcar_HiC_V3, whole genome shotgun sequence genome:
TTGATTCACTTTCATCAGTTCACCGGTGACCTGGAGACCTTTGCCGACTATTTTATGTCCGACAAAGGTATGCTACACGTGTGGCTATTTTCGTATTCATTGAGAGAACCCGCCTTGGCCCTACAGACacaatttcataaaaaaaaaaccttaagtAGGcagtttaaaaagaaaacacatttcttttcttggctttttctttttatgaagTATACGCTTCGCCATTTTTCCCTCATTTAATGGATGCCTGGAGCAAGCGCCATCACCCAAATatgcttttcgttttttacgaaGACTTGAAACGGGTATGTATAAAGACCTTATGAGTCATAACGATGTATCTTCTACGCAGGAATGTTTTGCTTTCTCGTACACTATGCAAATAagttgtaaaacaaaaagagcaaCGAATGAGAACTCACGTCTCTTCGTGATTTCCTCAGGATTTACGAGGAGAAATTCAGAAGGTGGTCCGTTTTCTGGGCAAGTCTGTCAGCGAGGAGCAATTGACGAAGCTTACAGAGCACCTACGAGTCGACCAATTCGCCAAAAATGAAGCCGTTAACTACGAAGTTTGCAAGGAATTGGGTTTCATGAACAACAGCGGCCACTTTATACGTAaaggtaatttttcaaaatgaaaaaggataAACTGTGTATAACTCTAAAAATGAATCCGTTGCCTAATCTTCATGATCAGGTAAAACAGGCGATTggaaaaaccatttttctcCCGAACTGAATGCCAGGATCGACCTGTGGATTGAATCAAATCTCAAGGGCACCGACTTGAGCTTCATCACAGAGTTAGATCAGCAAGACTGATCCACCGACAAAGGCAAATTAGTATTGTTTCTCTTCATCTCAGCCACCAACTGGCTATTTTAGCTCTCtctcaaaataaattaaaaaaaacacaccatTTATCGCATTCCACGGTTTGCGGACCTACTTTCATTCCCTCCTCCCCTCATACTACGCCGGATAACGTTTACATTTGAccgccttaaaaaaaaatatatatatatttaggTGACTCGAGATTAGGCTGAAAGTGAGCTATAGTTATGAGCCATTGTTTAGTGACCTATGAATCCCTCGTTAGATTGGAAACGCTTTGTAATTAGATGTGTGCGCTACCTCCAGTTAACAATCTACGAAACGATTGGTGTACCTGTTCGTTCCCATCGCTGTCAGCTGCCTCGAGGCTGTAGGTGACTCTGCCACCGACAGAGAAAACATTCAAACTTTTCGTTTAGCTGCGAGGAAGGTTACCTGTACTGGGAGAAACTATCGCACTATGTTACATGTGGACTTTCCGGTCACTTGCTGCCACTATTTAAACACTAGTGGttgttctttttatgtttcttaACAAGTGGATCCATCATTTTTAACTATCCCGAAAAATCGCTTGACTGACACACGTCtacgctcttctttttttaatgttttacgGTTGCTCATTACAGGCAGTGAAACATGTGCGATGCGGTTCCACAATTTCTTACATCATTCTAAAAACATTTCAGGCTGAAAATGTTGTCAAAACAGCTGCCATTTCGCGTATATGTGTATAGGGCAAGTTGGCGTAACAACGTAAGACACGACATCAATAGGGTACAACTTATAATGTTACGAAACATTGACTGCGCACCAAGTTGAGGGCTCAATTTATCTCAGTCTGGGAGTTTCtcgttcaacatttttttaaaaatttgactAACGAAATGTCATGGGATTCCGAGAACTTGCGCGTTCCCCTAGAAGTTGGTGACAACCTTTTTACAATGTACACCAATTTTCAATCGCTTTatcattattctttttttttcaaaatcaaatacTTTTTCCGAGATTctaatgtttgttttccaCGAAGCGAGTACAATGAAGGACGCAATTGCGGTTTAGTACGTTAAGAAGACCAGCCGTTCACTAAAATAGATAATGTACGGCAAATTTGATTATAAATAAGCCACACCTTCTTGAAAACCCTAAACGTGAAAGCAACTGAAAGCTCTTCTGTGCCGCTGCTTGTGAAAATGGAACCTTGAAACGTCCGTAGacctccccctttttcccaCCCGCCTTCCCTTTCAAATTCAGCTTCCGCAGGAGTAGAGGTCCCACTAACGATGCATAAAACTGGCCACCACTTTGACAATTACTTTACTTTTCCGTTGGGAGCCTTCAATGAGCAACAGTCAGCAATGCCTGCCCAAGAGACTAGCAACGTGACTGGAGGACGCCATCCGCTTAACGTCACGTTTATTCCAATTCCTGAAACGCTTCCAGAGGATGGACAATTCCGTCAGGATTTCCCGTCGTACACTGACGGACTGGTAGAAGCCTCGCCAGGTGGATACATCACGACCACTCAAGTATTTGCCGAAAACGCAGAAAACATTTACAATCTGAAACCGCGGCCAGACGATGTGTTTGTTCTTACCTTCCCAAAATCAGGTAACTCGAAATTTGTTTAGATTTACGCGTGTTTttgaatcatttgtttttcgtctctTAACTATTTAGGGACGACATGGACGCAAGATCTCGTGTGGCTGCTGATGAACAATTGCGATTTCGAGCGATCGAAAATCCCATTAGTGATCCGTTCACCATTTCTAGAGTAAGTGCTGCTCATTAAAGCGGAGCATATGATTAAAAAGATTTGCAATTCTTGTTTTTCCGTTCAATTCAGGATGAATTATTACGTGCCGAAAGCCTTGCAAGAGAAATACGAACGTGACGCTATCGTTAGGTTTGTTATTGATTTCTATATAGACTATTTTGTATACGATCGATatgtgaaacaaaaactgagCTGCATTTCTGTGTGGAACGTGCCTTCGTAGCAAAATGAGGTTGCCAGCGTTTCTCGTCGATCTGATGTACCGCTTTAACATCATGGATGTGGTGCGGCCAGCAGTTATGAAAATTATGAACCTCGTCGTTGGAGAGGCCGTGCGCGATTTGAACCAGCTCGAACGCATGAAATCACCGAGGGTCTTCAAAACTCATTTGCCTCTTTACTTGCTTCACCCAGAATTGCTAGAAACCAGCAAGGTATGTGCGTAACGAtttaaaataaagattaaaagaCAAAGGGTCTGAGTAATCGAGGCTACtttcacattttgttttgtaatgGGTGGGGATCGATACAATTATAGGTCGTTTACGTAGCCCGTAATCCGAAAGATGTCATCGTGTCCTACTTCCACTTTCACAAATTGATGAATCAACACAAATTTACAGGCGATCTCGAATCCTTCGCCGACTACTTCATGAAAGACAGACGTACGTCGCTACAACAATGTCATCAAACATTCAAATTGCATTCTCAcatatttgatttgtttgctAGTGTACTCTTCGCCGTATTTCCCGCATTTGCTTGACGCTTGGACTAAAAGACATCATCCCAATCTCCTGTTTGTTTTCTACGAAGATCTCAAACGGGTACTTTCTTGCTGCAATTATGTTTTTAACATTTAATGACCGCTGATTGTTCGAAGGATTTGAGAGGTGAAATCGTGAAAATTGGACGTTTCCTCGGGAAATACCCGAACGAACATCAGCTCAATCGTATGGTTGAACATTTGCGCATCGACAAGTTTGCCAAGAACAAGGCAGTCAATTTTGAGCATTACAGGTGGTTGAACTTTATGAGCGCCGACGGTAAATTCATTCGCAAAGGTAAGGGACTTTTTTGTCATTGCTGCACCATTTTACCGTTCCATACGGCAATTAACGTACGTGGTAATTATACAGGTAAAACCGGTGATTGGAAGAATCATTTTTCGCCGGAGCTCAACGCCCGAATCGATGATTGGATGAAGGCCAATCTCAAAGACACTGACTTGAGTTTCATTACA
Encoded proteins:
- the LOC130703625 gene encoding sulfotransferase 1B1-like — its product is MHKTGHHFDNYFTFPLGAFNEQQSAMPAQETSNVTGGRHPLNVTFIPIPETLPEDGQFRQDFPSYTDGLVEASPGGYITTTQVFAENAENIYNLKPRPDDVFVLTFPKSGTTWTQDLVWLLMNNCDFERSKIPLVIRSPFLEMNYYVPKALQEKYERDAIVSKMRLPAFLVDLMYRFNIMDVVRPAVMKIMNLVVGEAVRDLNQLERMKSPRVFKTHLPLYLLHPELLETSKVVYVARNPKDVIVSYFHFHKLMNQHKFTGDLESFADYFMKDRLYSSPYFPHLLDAWTKRHHPNLLFVFYEDLKRDLRGEIVKIGRFLGKYPNEHQLNRMVEHLRIDKFAKNKAVNFEHYRWLNFMSADGKFIRKGKTGDWKNHFSPELNARIDDWMKANLKDTDLSFITELEQQD